The following are encoded in a window of Candidatus Cloacimonadota bacterium genomic DNA:
- the pgsB gene encoding poly-gamma-glutamate synthase PgsB: MTVLIIATVLIIAFWTHEYWRHQRNVKAIPLRIHVNGTRGKSSVTRLIAAGLRAGGKRTVAKITGTLPRVVLPDGREAAIVRLMGANIIEQKYIFRYAVREKPDAIVIECMAVNPVFQWITERKFVRSTISVITNCRADHLDLMGSTEQSVAMCLSNTIPTGGICYTAENSHFGLLKKVAQKRNCQIHKVRPVDVTTQELAQFRYIEHAENVQLALAVCAEAGVSREVALRGMQSANPDPGALRKYVIREGRKRITFYNVFAANDPESTAKVINMVTGHLTDVIKIIILNTRADRIFRSHQLVDAVNKLDYSYLLLTGEICDKVEAYALQAGVPQKKLFTLGEPQPEEVYRKVVELTDSESHVLGIGNIAGSKQYGAQIVAHFKHKSRKQNEELKWLKQ; the protein is encoded by the coding sequence ATGACTGTTTTGATCATTGCGACGGTGCTCATCATCGCCTTCTGGACCCATGAATACTGGAGGCACCAGCGCAACGTGAAAGCAATCCCTTTAAGGATCCATGTAAACGGTACCCGGGGAAAATCAAGTGTGACCCGTCTTATAGCTGCCGGCCTGCGCGCCGGAGGCAAACGCACTGTGGCCAAGATCACAGGCACCCTGCCTCGCGTGGTGCTTCCTGATGGCAGGGAGGCTGCGATCGTCCGTCTGATGGGCGCCAACATCATCGAACAGAAATACATTTTCCGCTATGCCGTTAGAGAAAAGCCGGACGCCATCGTGATCGAATGTATGGCCGTGAACCCTGTTTTCCAGTGGATAACCGAACGCAAGTTCGTACGCAGCACCATCAGCGTTATCACAAACTGTCGCGCCGACCATCTGGACCTGATGGGATCCACAGAACAAAGCGTGGCGATGTGCCTCAGCAACACCATCCCCACTGGCGGCATCTGCTATACGGCGGAAAACTCCCACTTCGGCCTGCTGAAAAAGGTTGCCCAAAAACGCAATTGCCAAATCCATAAAGTGCGCCCTGTGGATGTGACCACTCAGGAATTGGCTCAGTTCCGCTATATCGAGCACGCGGAAAACGTTCAGCTCGCCCTGGCCGTCTGCGCCGAAGCCGGTGTATCCAGGGAAGTGGCGCTGCGCGGCATGCAGAGCGCCAACCCCGACCCAGGCGCCCTGCGCAAATACGTGATTCGGGAAGGACGCAAACGCATCACTTTCTACAATGTTTTTGCCGCCAACGATCCCGAATCCACCGCCAAAGTGATCAACATGGTTACTGGCCATCTCACGGACGTGATCAAGATCATCATCCTGAATACCCGTGCTGACCGGATTTTTCGCTCGCACCAGTTGGTGGACGCTGTGAACAAGCTGGACTATTCGTATCTGCTGCTCACCGGCGAAATCTGCGACAAGGTGGAAGCTTACGCCTTGCAAGCCGGGGTTCCCCAAAAAAAGCTTTTCACCCTCGGCGAACCTCAGCCTGAGGAAGTCTATCGCAAAGTGGTGGAGCTCACTGACAGCGAATCACACGTTCTGGGAATCGGCAACATTGCTGGCAGCAAACAGTATGGCGCGCAGATCGTTGCGCATTTCAAACATAAATCGAGAAAGCAAAATGAGGAATTAAAGTGGTTGAAGCAGTAA
- the pgsC gene encoding poly-gamma-glutamate biosynthesis protein PgsC has translation MVEAVIQAAVGLGVIISLIFSEMLGASAGGIVVPGYLALYLDKPMQIVGTLAVSLLTWGIIRIISQFTLMFGKRRMVLSILIGFILGWATRLLVIHNVTVYTFQMQSIGYIVPGLIANWFERQGFFKTIATMGIAAIVVRLALMVIFNGEV, from the coding sequence GTGGTTGAAGCAGTAATTCAGGCCGCGGTTGGTCTTGGCGTTATCATCAGCCTGATCTTCAGCGAGATGCTGGGCGCCTCCGCCGGAGGGATAGTCGTGCCTGGCTATCTGGCCCTCTATCTGGACAAGCCCATGCAGATCGTGGGCACCCTGGCCGTGAGTTTGCTCACCTGGGGCATCATCAGGATAATCTCCCAATTCACGCTGATGTTTGGTAAACGCCGCATGGTCCTGAGCATCCTGATCGGATTCATCCTCGGCTGGGCCACCCGGCTGCTTGTGATTCATAATGTCACCGTATATACATTTCAGATGCAATCCATCGGCTACATCGTTCCCGGCCTCATCGCCAACTGGTTCGAGCGCCAGGGTTTCTTTAAAACCATCGCCACAATGGGCATCGCGGCAATTGTTGTGCGCCTCGCCCTGATGGTGATTTTTAACGGGGAGGTCTGA
- the pgsW gene encoding poly-gamma-glutamate system protein, producing MYRPSLKSGWSLILLFALSLILFLIAHFSYVTIKADYYEQKVEAAQIMSAFIDSLKAEQQRLGIPFDPINDPFQTGLIGIARSTITTDRGLLSDKQAAINPNLAAVFVEEFSRQGLKAGDPVAVAITGSNPGANLALYAALKTMKLEPAIIVALSSASYGANREEYTWLDMEAILKKKGLIDFSSQYASLGGKDDLGIGLSDPGIKALFDAMSRTGTAQLIGATLADNVKARESAYNQLLPEGQRYRLFVNIGRGLANVGSIPNANQIREGLNPKLAEEQFDPEGVMMVMAREGVPVFSMQHPRRWIRRYKLEDASEHMPEPGVGPAFSQKKHNVTVASICLALLVAAIVAVIVLDRHDRNFMANIVDPDEEL from the coding sequence ATGTACCGCCCCTCACTCAAATCCGGCTGGTCGCTGATCTTGCTCTTCGCACTGAGCCTCATCCTCTTTCTCATCGCCCATTTCAGCTATGTGACCATCAAGGCTGACTACTATGAACAAAAGGTGGAGGCCGCTCAGATCATGTCCGCCTTTATAGACAGCCTGAAAGCTGAACAGCAAAGACTCGGCATCCCCTTCGACCCCATCAACGACCCTTTCCAAACTGGACTAATCGGCATCGCGCGCAGCACCATTACCACGGACCGTGGCTTGCTTTCAGACAAACAGGCCGCCATCAATCCCAACCTGGCTGCGGTCTTTGTGGAAGAGTTTTCCCGTCAGGGCCTCAAAGCTGGCGATCCTGTGGCTGTTGCCATCACCGGCTCGAACCCCGGCGCGAACCTGGCCCTTTATGCCGCGCTGAAAACGATGAAGCTGGAACCCGCCATCATCGTGGCCCTCTCTTCCGCTTCTTACGGCGCCAATCGGGAAGAGTACACCTGGCTTGACATGGAAGCCATTCTCAAAAAGAAAGGCCTGATTGATTTCAGCAGCCAGTACGCCTCACTTGGCGGCAAGGATGACCTTGGCATAGGGCTTTCAGACCCTGGTATCAAAGCTTTGTTCGATGCCATGTCCCGAACCGGGACTGCCCAGCTCATCGGCGCCACCCTGGCAGACAACGTCAAAGCCCGCGAAAGCGCTTACAACCAGTTGCTGCCGGAGGGACAACGCTACCGCCTGTTCGTGAACATCGGCCGCGGCCTGGCCAACGTGGGCAGCATCCCAAACGCCAATCAGATCCGGGAAGGCCTTAACCCCAAGCTGGCTGAAGAGCAATTCGATCCCGAGGGCGTGATGATGGTCATGGCCCGCGAAGGCGTTCCGGTCTTCAGCATGCAGCATCCCCGGCGCTGGATTCGCCGCTACAAGCTGGAAGACGCCTCAGAACATATGCCGGAGCCAGGTGTCGGCCCCGCTTTCAGCCAGAAAAAACACAATGTCACCGTGGCTTCCATCTGCCTTGCCCTGCTCGTAGCTGCCATTGTGGCGGTTATTGTCCTGGACCGGCATGACCGCAATTTCATGGCCAACATCGTGGACCCAGATGAAGAATTATGA